A DNA window from Akkermansiaceae bacterium contains the following coding sequences:
- a CDS encoding lamin tail domain-containing protein translates to MKSSLPRPTGILRKKTAALPACTAALALLLHGACAASTVAITEFMVDPSGTDLLNEWVEVFNYGTDAVDLSGWTLKDNSSAAYTFPSGTSIPSGGYLVIAQNGVAFTNRWLDGVADARVLSTVNTTDAEVNGRFQLNNGAPGDGLYLRDATSALVWSLGYNLSTEDPVSARRATWLAINDFTITNYGVPPQDNATGALINRNGTDGTGTLGYEDNNRTTDPLAFQKGTDWGSPLMGGYTVIPEPGIMALSSLGLAALVLRRRTVREAHNS, encoded by the coding sequence ATGAAATCCTCCCTGCCCCGCCCCACCGGCATCCTCCGGAAAAAAACGGCCGCACTCCCCGCATGCACCGCCGCACTGGCCCTCCTGCTGCATGGCGCGTGCGCCGCCTCCACCGTCGCCATCACGGAGTTCATGGTGGACCCCAGCGGCACGGATCTGCTGAACGAGTGGGTGGAGGTCTTCAACTACGGCACGGACGCGGTGGACCTGTCCGGCTGGACGCTGAAGGACAACTCCAGCGCGGCCTACACCTTTCCCAGCGGGACGAGCATCCCGTCGGGCGGCTACCTGGTCATCGCCCAGAACGGCGTCGCCTTCACCAACCGCTGGCTGGACGGTGTGGCGGACGCGCGCGTGCTGTCCACGGTCAACACGACGGACGCGGAGGTGAACGGACGCTTCCAGCTCAACAACGGCGCACCCGGTGACGGCCTCTATCTGAGGGACGCCACCAGCGCGCTGGTGTGGAGCCTGGGCTACAACCTTTCCACAGAGGACCCGGTGTCCGCACGGCGCGCGACATGGCTGGCGATCAATGATTTCACGATCACGAACTACGGCGTGCCCCCGCAGGACAACGCCACCGGGGCCCTGATCAACCGCAACGGCACCGACGGCACCGGCACGCTGGGCTATGAGGACAACAACCGCACGACCGATCCCCTGGCCTTCCAGAAAGGCACGGACTGGGGCAGCCCGCTGATGGGCGGCTACACGGTGATCCCGGAGCCGGGCATCATGGCCCTGTCCTCACTGGGCCTCGCCGCGCTGGTGCTGCGCCGCAGGACGGTGCGGGAGGCGCACAACAGTTGA
- a CDS encoding PEP-CTERM sorting domain-containing protein, with amino-acid sequence MSPTFRPRTLFLLALSAIPAHASTTIYSGFGDSTVGATAPAGWTRVANSGSATSTITADHHFSMNAPSAGQNTLSLFDTGAGISHAAGDGFRLTATFSATSGTGQYENTAFFFMAPSDGANAPRVNFNMGYDNTGLLEFSNTTSQTNGTMGGTAYNALEALNPVYTFTLTGIFQANGSLSLTAVLTNSANSVVVNSTATLSAAAATGNHFGIRTAAGGDGSGHAASALHRSYVLEAIPEPSHALLLLGGAMATLVRRRRVA; translated from the coding sequence ATGAGCCCCACCTTCCGTCCCCGCACGCTTTTCCTCCTCGCCCTGTCCGCCATTCCCGCGCACGCCTCCACGACCATCTACTCCGGTTTCGGGGATTCCACGGTGGGGGCGACGGCACCGGCGGGCTGGACGCGCGTGGCGAACTCCGGCTCCGCCACCTCCACCATCACGGCGGATCACCACTTCTCCATGAACGCCCCGTCCGCCGGGCAGAACACCCTTTCCCTGTTCGACACGGGCGCGGGCATCAGCCATGCGGCGGGTGACGGCTTCCGGCTGACGGCGACGTTCAGCGCCACCTCCGGCACCGGACAGTATGAAAACACGGCGTTCTTTTTCATGGCCCCGTCGGACGGAGCGAACGCGCCGCGCGTGAACTTCAACATGGGCTACGACAACACGGGCCTGCTGGAGTTTTCCAACACCACCAGCCAGACCAACGGGACCATGGGTGGCACCGCCTACAACGCGCTGGAGGCGCTCAACCCCGTCTATACCTTCACCCTCACCGGCATCTTCCAGGCCAACGGCAGCCTCTCCCTCACCGCCGTGCTGACCAACAGCGCGAACTCCGTGGTCGTGAACTCCACCGCCACGCTCAGTGCGGCTGCCGCGACGGGCAACCACTTCGGCATCCGCACCGCCGCCGGTGGGGATGGCTCCGGCCATGCCGCCTCCGCCCTGCACCGCAGCTACGTGCTGGAGGCCATCCCGGAGCCATCCCACGCGCTGCTGCTGCTGGGTGGTGCCATGGCCACGCTGGTGCGCAGACGCCGCGTGGCATGA
- a CDS encoding PEP-CTERM sorting domain-containing protein yields the protein MKTLPLLFLTLLLPLLPAARAASIYVDFGPNATVADSITWNSVTTYSTGVKVADLRTTTNQSTNYGLTLTTNAFVGDVGDGPTNLTPVANYRDGFYGALTGTPNNPTVFTLTGLDPALTYTFTFFGTVDRTGTRGTRYTVGDPGNYSELETNDNVNTWSAPISASPDTNGNLTVTLSRASFNADQSYIINVMRVDFVPEPSAALLSGLGLITLLSRRTRA from the coding sequence ATGAAAACCCTCCCGCTCCTTTTCCTCACGCTGCTCCTTCCCCTCCTCCCCGCCGCCCGCGCCGCCTCCATCTACGTGGACTTCGGGCCGAACGCCACCGTCGCCGACAGCATCACCTGGAACAGCGTCACCACCTACAGCACCGGAGTCAAAGTCGCCGACCTCCGCACCACCACCAACCAGTCCACCAACTACGGCCTCACCCTCACCACCAACGCCTTCGTCGGTGACGTTGGCGACGGCCCCACCAACCTCACCCCCGTCGCCAACTACCGTGACGGCTTCTACGGCGCCCTCACCGGCACGCCGAACAATCCCACCGTCTTCACCCTCACCGGGCTGGATCCCGCCCTCACCTACACCTTCACCTTCTTCGGCACCGTTGACCGCACCGGCACCCGCGGCACCCGCTACACCGTCGGAGATCCCGGCAACTACTCCGAGCTGGAGACCAACGACAACGTCAACACCTGGTCCGCCCCCATCAGCGCCAGCCCGGACACCAACGGCAACCTCACCGTCACCCTCAGCCGCGCCTCCTTCAACGCCGACCAATCCTACATCATCAACGTCATGAGGGTGGACTTCGTCCCGGAACCCTCCGCCGCCCTCCTCTCCGGCCTCGGCCTCATCACCCTCCTCTCCCGCCGCACCCGCGCCTAG
- a CDS encoding PEP-CTERM sorting domain-containing protein (PEP-CTERM proteins occur, often in large numbers, in the proteomes of bacteria that also encode an exosortase, a predicted intramembrane cysteine proteinase. The presence of a PEP-CTERM domain at a protein's C-terminus predicts cleavage within the sorting domain, followed by covalent anchoring to some some component of the (usually Gram-negative) cell surface. Many PEP-CTERM proteins exhibit an unusual sequence composition that includes large numbers of potential glycosylation sites. Expression of one such protein has been shown restore the ability of a bacterium to form floc, a type of biofilm.), which yields MKPFITGLLSVVLAGAAGAATYASDNYTNATATASTMANTEAPGVGTYRRVFDGGSAYSVGTVDGFGSGNVMTLSNGNSTHVRTLNTSTGSSLGSLGVGSVLSMSFDMRLAGTLAESRSFSFGFLNDAGTSTQSSIAYALVGAAGGEFKRRDTSWNMSTSNNDGGGRAGSTFTGGGLAVDTNYTMRFTITKISETSYMLRYFQSVNGGAETMIAETSSPLTSTVVGREITAVGFRWSESPGVQTHIDNLLVTVDAVPEASSAALVMAAGMAGLLRRRRK from the coding sequence ATGAAGCCTTTCATCACAGGCCTGTTGTCCGTCGTTCTGGCGGGTGCCGCTGGTGCGGCGACCTACGCTTCCGACAACTACACGAACGCCACGGCCACCGCTTCCACGATGGCGAACACGGAGGCACCCGGTGTGGGCACCTACCGCCGCGTCTTTGACGGGGGCAGCGCCTACTCCGTCGGCACGGTGGATGGATTCGGCAGCGGGAATGTGATGACCCTGAGCAATGGCAACAGCACCCACGTCCGGACGCTGAACACCTCCACGGGTTCCTCCCTGGGCAGCCTGGGGGTCGGCAGCGTCCTGAGCATGAGCTTCGACATGCGGCTGGCGGGGACACTGGCGGAGAGCCGTTCCTTCAGCTTCGGCTTCCTGAACGATGCGGGCACCTCCACGCAGAGCAGCATCGCCTACGCGCTGGTGGGCGCGGCGGGCGGCGAGTTCAAGCGGCGGGACACGAGCTGGAACATGAGCACCTCCAACAACGATGGCGGAGGAAGGGCCGGCAGCACCTTCACCGGCGGAGGGCTGGCGGTGGACACGAACTACACCATGCGCTTCACGATCACGAAGATCAGCGAAACCAGCTACATGCTGCGCTATTTCCAGAGCGTGAACGGCGGCGCGGAAACCATGATCGCCGAGACATCGAGCCCGCTGACCTCCACGGTCGTGGGCAGGGAGATCACGGCGGTGGGCTTCCGCTGGTCGGAATCTCCGGGCGTGCAGACGCACATCGACAACCTGCTGGTGACGGTGGACGCGGTGCCGGAGGCATCCTCCGCGGCGCTGGTGATGGCCGCCGGCATGGCCGGACTGCTGCGCCGGCGGCGGAAGTGA
- a CDS encoding FAD-dependent oxidoreductase, whose protein sequence is MKPTLTLPLLVSLSLTALGPAAEKDSYDIVVYGATGGGVAAAVEAGRLGKSVALVEPQKFIGGMTTGGLGATDIGSKTTVVGLAKEFYHRVWKHYNKPESWKYETREEYKPKHHDAISDNLEVHWFFEPKVADQILTEMLSEAGVKVFTGERMVRAEGGVKKEGNRISTVTMESGKIFGGKMFIDASYEGDLLAGAGVSYFVGREANSEHNETINGIRALKVYPGKELDPYKVPGDPASGILPGIEPKPPGPDGSADKRVQAYTFRMCLTDVKENQLPITKPENYDPLVFEPHLRWINVNAKEKPGKLFYKLTPMPNRKTDSNNQGLFSTDYVGKSAEWAEAGYARRAELWQEHVDYVRGYFWFLGNDPRVPEHIRTETLRWGLPKDEFADAGHWPFQLYVREARRMKSAYIVTEHDCRRTRIAEDGIILASYGMDSHSTSRFVDENGQLRGEGGMLIRVKPYPVSYRSIVPVEKECANLLVPVCLSATHAAYGSIRMEPVFMMLGQASAYAAAQSIDTGKPVQAVPVDGIRKHVGTTELLAGIKPASADEAAAEKKGGGSSPADRFKGAVASLKKDGALKGDTAWLDTLKSETQVDGAKVAELLIGKASLKKPVADVDAALDALAADDTLPDAKKYWRENARAGKTCKGSMVMQLCIRLE, encoded by the coding sequence ATGAAACCCACGCTCACGCTCCCATTGCTTGTTTCCCTGTCACTCACCGCCCTCGGTCCGGCGGCGGAGAAGGATTCCTATGACATCGTCGTGTATGGCGCGACGGGTGGTGGCGTGGCCGCCGCGGTGGAGGCTGGCAGGCTCGGGAAAAGCGTCGCGCTGGTGGAGCCGCAGAAGTTCATCGGCGGCATGACCACGGGTGGCCTGGGCGCGACGGACATCGGCTCGAAGACGACCGTCGTCGGACTGGCGAAGGAGTTCTACCACCGTGTGTGGAAGCACTACAACAAGCCGGAGTCCTGGAAATACGAGACGCGGGAGGAATACAAGCCGAAGCACCACGACGCCATCTCCGACAACCTGGAGGTCCATTGGTTCTTCGAGCCGAAGGTCGCGGACCAGATCCTCACGGAGATGCTTTCCGAAGCGGGCGTGAAGGTCTTCACCGGGGAGCGCATGGTGCGCGCGGAGGGCGGCGTGAAAAAGGAGGGCAACCGCATCTCCACCGTGACCATGGAGAGCGGGAAAATCTTCGGCGGAAAGATGTTCATCGACGCCAGCTATGAAGGCGACCTCCTGGCGGGCGCGGGCGTGTCCTACTTCGTCGGCCGTGAGGCGAACAGCGAGCACAACGAGACGATCAACGGCATCCGCGCGCTGAAGGTGTATCCCGGAAAGGAACTGGACCCCTACAAGGTGCCGGGGGACCCGGCCAGCGGCATCCTCCCCGGCATCGAGCCGAAGCCGCCCGGGCCTGACGGCTCCGCGGACAAGCGCGTGCAGGCCTACACCTTCCGCATGTGCCTGACGGATGTGAAGGAGAACCAACTGCCCATCACGAAGCCCGAGAACTACGACCCGCTCGTCTTCGAACCGCACCTGCGCTGGATCAACGTCAACGCGAAGGAGAAGCCCGGAAAGCTGTTCTACAAGCTGACCCCGATGCCGAACCGGAAGACGGACTCCAACAACCAGGGCCTCTTTTCCACCGACTACGTGGGCAAGAGCGCGGAGTGGGCGGAGGCCGGCTATGCGCGCCGCGCGGAGCTGTGGCAGGAACACGTGGACTACGTGCGCGGCTACTTCTGGTTCCTGGGGAATGATCCCCGCGTGCCGGAGCACATCCGCACGGAGACGCTGCGCTGGGGCCTGCCGAAGGACGAATTCGCGGACGCGGGCCACTGGCCGTTCCAGCTCTACGTGCGCGAGGCACGGCGCATGAAGAGCGCCTACATCGTCACGGAGCATGACTGCCGGCGCACCCGCATCGCGGAGGACGGCATCATCCTCGCCTCCTACGGCATGGACTCCCACTCGACCTCCCGCTTTGTCGATGAAAACGGCCAGCTCCGCGGGGAAGGCGGCATGCTCATCCGCGTGAAGCCGTACCCGGTCAGCTACCGCTCCATCGTCCCTGTGGAAAAGGAATGCGCGAACCTGCTCGTTCCCGTCTGCCTTTCCGCCACTCACGCCGCCTACGGCTCCATCCGCATGGAGCCTGTGTTCATGATGCTGGGCCAGGCGTCCGCCTACGCCGCCGCACAGTCGATTGATACTGGAAAACCCGTACAAGCGGTCCCGGTCGATGGCATCCGCAAGCACGTCGGCACCACGGAGCTGCTGGCAGGCATCAAGCCCGCGTCCGCGGATGAGGCCGCCGCGGAGAAAAAGGGCGGCGGATCCTCTCCCGCGGATCGTTTCAAGGGAGCCGTCGCCTCGTTGAAAAAAGACGGCGCGCTGAAAGGCGACACCGCCTGGCTGGACACCCTGAAGTCGGAAACCCAGGTGGACGGCGCGAAGGTCGCGGAACTGCTCATCGGCAAGGCATCCCTGAAAAAGCCCGTGGCGGATGTGGACGCCGCGCTCGACGCCCTCGCCGCCGACGACACCCTGCCGGACGCGAAGAAGTATTGGCGTGAGAACGCCCGCGCCGGAAAGACCTGCAAGGGGTCGATGGTCATGCAGCTCTGCATCCGCCTGGAGTGA